Proteins encoded by one window of Lathyrus oleraceus cultivar Zhongwan6 chromosome 1, CAAS_Psat_ZW6_1.0, whole genome shotgun sequence:
- the LOC127079948 gene encoding uncharacterized protein LOC127079948, which translates to MSPTPSKPEILLNNRFLSYLIWQSIPSTLIFLFSFFLLPETPFWSFLPFLTFQFIFSVSLSFVSSPSSHPIFLNFKLSLTFLLFITASALSGSVAALSFSGFNSFGRVGLRGFLVGLIFGFHYVFKRRWVLEFPIIQRPPFFNFKMGIPLAAKRAFKLSTVAFIFSALLLEIIPHPFKSSIAKRAFFAEHIVFFVGSFAIFFCWELTHNLHRVLHTKRSVFAPPRGSAAAETNPSEHLLSALEESNPKSLLRYLAYLDLCMVCENNVDTWRRAAFFEESGETYKRVVAVCLRPLEQLTSRLGESMGNSTDKPTQLSDQLSSPTDVKHVEELYNFQLYAWCSRIVASLTAASRREDKFGAAQLSGSNAAVVTTLISCLVAVENFMGKKTNLQSPNQLLGSSGIKWATANSGRLDIAAASSKRKNGPANSKAYAIADVLKTSIYQIVSSFHDEMLAGTKASLLEKDWITSEKPLFGTREMLIQKLRLFLDFRAT; encoded by the exons ATGTCTCCAACTCCATCAAAACCAGAGATTCTCTTAAACAACAGATTTCTAAGCTACCTCATATGGCAATCAATACCCTCCACTCTCATCTTCCTCTTCTCCTTTTTCCTTCTCCCGGAAACCCCTTTTTGGTCTTTTCTCCCTTTCCTCACTTTCCAATTCATCTTCTCCGTTTCCCTCTCCTTCGTCTCTTCACCTTCCTCGCACCCCATTTTTCTTAACTTTAAGCTCTCACTCACTTTCCTTCTCTTTATCACCGCCTCAGCTTTATCCGGTTCCGTTGCGGCACTTTCTTTCTCTGGGTTTAACTCTTTTGGAAGAGTTGGGTTAAGGGGTTTCCTCGTTGGTTTAATCTTTGGGTTTCATTATGTTTTCAAACGCCGTTGGGTTTTGGAGTTTCCCATTATTCAG CGTCCTCCTTTCTTCAACTTTAAGATGGGAATTCCTTTGGCTGCTAAACGTGCTTTTAAGCTTTCCACTGTTGCTTTCATTTTTTCTGCTCTTTTGTTAGAGATTATTCCACATCCTTTTAAATCCAGCATTGCAAAGAGGGCATTCTTTGCCGAACATATTGTGTTCTTTGTTGGTAGTTTTGCTATTTTTTTCTGTTGGGAATTGACTCATAATTTACATCGG GTTTTACATACTAAAAGATCCGTATTTGCGCCCCCAAGAGGATCAGCAGCTGCAGAAACAAATCCAAGCGAGCACCTCCTTTCAGCTTTGGAGGAGAGTAATCCAAAATCTCTTCTTCGATATCTTGCTTACCTTGATCTCTGTATGGTTTGCGAGAACAATGTTGACACTTGGCGTCGTGCGGCATTTTTTGAAGAATCCGGTGAGACTTACAAAAGAGTAGTTGCTGTGTGCTTGAGGCCTCTGGAGCAACTTACCTCGAGATTAGGCGAGAGTATGGGTAATTCTACTGACAAACCTACCCAACTTTCAGATCAGTTATCCTCCCCAACAGATGTGAAGCACGTAGAAGAACTGTATAACTTCCAG CTATATGCTTGGTGCTCAAGGATTGTTGCCTCACTGACTGCCGCTTCACGCAGAGAAGATAAGTTTGGGGCTGCTCAGCTTTCTGGGAGTAACGCTGCTGTGGTTACGACGCTGATATCATGCCTTGTTGCTGTTGAGAATTTCATGGGAAAGAAGACAAACCTGCAGTCACCGAATCAATTGTTGGGATCTTCGGGTATCAAATGGGCGACAGCTAATAGTGGAAGATTAGATATTGCAGCTGCTTCTAGTAAAAGGAAAAATGGGCCGGCAAATTCAAAAGCTTATGCTATTGCTGATGTTCTCAAGACATCAATCTACCAAATAGTATCTTCATTTCATGATGAGATGTTGGCTGGTACTAAAGCAAGTCTTCTGGAGAAGGACTGGATCACAAGCGAGAAACCACTTTTCGGTACTCGTGAGATGCTAATACAGAAATTACGTCTTTTCCTTGATTTCCGGGCCACCTAA